From the Hymenobacter yonginensis genome, one window contains:
- a CDS encoding acyltransferase family protein, which translates to MPAANNTPASLPLPSQHFAVLDGLRGIAALAVVVYHFMEIVVPDYEHLFIAHAYLAVDFFFCLSGFVMACAYDTRLEKIGIGAFLWRRLIRLHPLVLVGSLLGLLTFRLDPFSDVYAAYAGRAWQVFLASCLLIPFPVMPERTFNLFPLNAPTWSLFWEYLANIVYTLVLVRVRPRLLYVLTLLAAAVLIYQATLVPNLSIGWDRNTFWGGAVRVSYSFLMGLVLYRARWILSNRLGFVGVGLLLLAGLLFPYRSNLTGLTDSLTVLVYFPLLVALGAGTHLAPRLAKACHWLGELSYPLYMVHYPFVWVFLSYVATQKPPMSTLAWLVPTATLALVGLAYLLLVTVDAPLRRYLSKRQALTKAG; encoded by the coding sequence ATGCCCGCTGCAAACAATACACCTGCTTCGCTACCGCTGCCCTCCCAGCATTTCGCCGTGCTCGATGGCCTGCGCGGCATTGCTGCCCTGGCCGTGGTGGTGTACCACTTCATGGAAATCGTGGTGCCCGATTACGAGCACCTCTTCATTGCCCACGCCTACCTGGCCGTCGATTTCTTTTTCTGCCTCTCCGGCTTTGTGATGGCCTGCGCCTACGACACGCGCCTGGAGAAGATAGGCATCGGAGCCTTCCTGTGGCGCCGGCTAATTCGCCTGCATCCGCTGGTGCTGGTGGGCTCGCTGCTCGGCCTGCTCACGTTCCGCCTCGACCCCTTCAGTGACGTGTACGCCGCATATGCCGGCCGGGCCTGGCAGGTATTTCTAGCCTCATGCCTGCTGATTCCTTTCCCGGTGATGCCCGAGCGCACCTTCAACCTGTTCCCGCTCAATGCGCCCACGTGGTCGTTGTTCTGGGAGTACTTGGCCAACATTGTCTATACGCTGGTGCTGGTGCGCGTGCGGCCGCGCCTGCTATACGTGCTCACGCTGCTGGCCGCCGCAGTCCTGATCTACCAGGCCACGCTGGTGCCGAACCTGAGCATTGGCTGGGACCGGAATACGTTTTGGGGCGGCGCCGTGCGCGTGAGCTACTCGTTTCTGATGGGCTTGGTGCTGTACCGGGCCCGCTGGATCCTGTCCAACCGCCTCGGGTTTGTGGGCGTAGGGCTGCTGCTGCTGGCGGGCCTGCTGTTTCCCTACCGCAGCAACCTAACCGGGCTCACGGACTCGCTGACCGTGCTCGTATATTTTCCCTTGTTGGTGGCTCTGGGGGCAGGCACGCATCTGGCCCCGCGCCTGGCCAAGGCCTGCCACTGGCTCGGGGAGCTTTCCTACCCGCTCTATATGGTGCACTACCCGTTTGTGTGGGTCTTTTTAAGCTACGTGGCCACGCAGAAGCCGCCTATGAGTACGCTGGCTTGGCTGGTGCCAACCGCCACGCTGGCCCTGGTGGGACTGGCCTACCTGCTGCTGGTGACCGTGGACGCGCCGCTGCGCCGCTACCTGAGTAAACGCCAGGCCCTGACAAAGGCAGGGTAA
- a CDS encoding porin family protein produces the protein MHIFLRHGLLGSALLLSATTGAQAQLTFGPRVGLNATTIHYDFGDCREPETSLHTGLQAGLSLNAQFGKLAVQPSLLYSQRGGKSTATASDTYADTTRTFDFRNTTRLHYLELPVNLVYSTKGAQGGFQVFAGPYVALGLGGRQTTDMDVTIQAGAQRTTYADTFFQNVDFTNKRGEVSQVEYLQALDAGLNFGVGYKLGGLQAQLGYGLGLRNMILDYPDGRSPMPEGKSYNRGLHFSLAYFLG, from the coding sequence ATGCATATTTTTCTTCGCCACGGGCTGCTCGGAAGCGCCTTGCTACTGAGCGCCACCACCGGCGCGCAGGCCCAACTCACCTTCGGCCCGCGCGTGGGCCTGAACGCCACCACCATCCACTACGACTTCGGCGACTGCCGGGAGCCGGAAACCAGTCTGCACACGGGCCTGCAGGCGGGCCTGAGCCTGAATGCGCAGTTTGGCAAGCTGGCCGTGCAGCCCTCGCTGCTCTACTCCCAGCGTGGGGGCAAGAGCACGGCCACTGCTTCGGACACGTACGCCGATACCACCCGCACGTTCGACTTCCGCAACACAACGCGCCTGCACTATCTGGAGCTGCCAGTGAACCTGGTCTACAGCACGAAGGGAGCACAAGGCGGGTTCCAGGTGTTTGCCGGCCCGTACGTGGCCCTGGGGCTGGGCGGCCGACAGACCACCGATATGGACGTCACCATCCAGGCTGGCGCGCAGCGTACTACCTACGCCGATACCTTTTTTCAGAACGTCGACTTCACCAACAAGCGCGGCGAGGTCAGCCAGGTAGAATACCTGCAGGCGCTGGATGCGGGCCTCAACTTTGGGGTCGGCTACAAGCTGGGCGGGCTGCAGGCGCAGCTGGGCTACGGGCTGGGGCTGCGTAACATGATCCTGGACTACCCGGACGGCCGGTCGCCGATGCCGGAAGGGAAATCCTACAACCGCGGCCTGCACTTCTCGCTGGCTTATTTCCTCGGCTAA